The Microcoleus sp. FACHB-672 sequence TGGCTCATCAGCCAGGGAAACAAGGCGGTATCCTGATTTTGAAGGTTGTCGATCTGCGGTTGTGTCCCCTCGTCACACCACTCACAGCTATTATCGACTTTGGTGCTGTTTTCTTGAAATTGGAAAATATAGGCGCGATTGGCTGCCACCGCTTTTCCTAACACTTGCAAAATTAGATTGAGATCGGTGTCGCCGGTGGAGACAAACAATCTCGATACCTGTGCCAGCGCCTCTTGGAGTCCTAAACGATGTCGTAGTAAATTTTCTGTTCGCTTGCGTTCTGTAATTCCAGTAAAGTAAACCGCAAGTCCATCGGCAGTGGGATAAGCGTGAACTGCAAACCAGGCATCTAGAGGTGGATAAAATTCTTCAAATTTTACGGGGACTTGTTCGCTCAATGCTTTATGGTATTCGACATAAAAGGTTGAGCCGGCTGTTTCGGGAAACTTATCCCACAACCGCTCACCGATCAGTGATTCGCGCTGTTGACGCAGCAACTTTTCGGCCTCCTGATTGAGGTAGGTGAAGCGGAACTGGTGATCCACCGCAAAAAAGGCGTCGGTGATGCTTTCAAGGATATTAATTGTTTGCCGGTGAGAGCGTCGCAATTCTTGTTCAGCTTGTTTTCGCTCGGTTACATCGTGAGCGACTGCATAAATAATGTTTTCCTCCAAACAGGCGGTGGAATTCCACCAAAGCCACTTATAGGAGCCATCCGCGCAGCGATAGCGATTCTCAAAGGCGAAGGTATCTATTCCGCCGGCTAATTTTGACATTTCTGCTAAGGTTGCGGCGCGATCATCTGGATGGACAAATTCTATAAAGGGTTTGGCTTGCAATTCTTCTTCTCTCCATAAAACTTTTTCCCAGGCGGGATTCAATCGTTTGAAGTAGCCATCGAAGCCGGTGACGCACAGCATATCAAGGGAAAGGGTGAAGAAGCGATCATGCTCTTCTTCGGCTCGTTTGCGCTCGGTTATGTCCTTCTGGATGCCGACAAAGTTAACTACTTGACCGGCAATATCCCTTACAGGCGAAACGTATAATTCATTCCAAAATAATGTGCCATCTTTACAGTAATTTTGCAGAATGGCGTGGCACTCTCGTTGTTCTGCCATCGCTCGCCGCAAGAGTTCGAGACCTGCGTGATCTCGATTGCTTCCCTGCAAGGTGTCATCTTGAGTGAAGGTGCGCCGTTGGATAGTCTGTGCTTCCAAAACTCCTGGTAAATTTTATGAGAGTTCCGGTATTAAGTGAGAATTCTTATCTTCTTGACCTAGCTTGATTTGTTTCCCCTGATTCTGATTGCTGCCGGCAATTACACGAATACCGCTGACTGTGCTATGGCGGTGAAGCAGGGGGGGTGCACTAAACACAAGGTTTCCATCATTGGCTCACTTGACAGCTGGCTGCCGCTCAACTCTCCAGGTTCTTCCTGTCCACCCGCACCGGCTTTCAGTAGCAGCGCTTTACCATCGGGTTGCAATTCTAAAATTTTGCAAGACTCTACTTCTAATATTTGGGTCACTAGGGCAACCGCTTCGTCTAGCAGCTTGTCTAAAGGAATGCCGGGTAAGGCGAACTGACCTAATTGAGCAACAGCGGCTTGCTGGCGGGCGTGTTCTTGTAAAGAGGCAATTAAGTGCGTTTTTTGGCTTCTGAACACTTGCGTCCGGTCATGTCGTGCAGCACTACTTGGGTTGCCGGTTGGTTTTCGTATGTGATGGGGATGCCGGCAACTTCGACTTGGCGATCTTTTGCAAGTCCTGCTTCTACTTGCTTGCTTGCTGTTATGTCTTCACAAACTAACACGATGGCTGTGGGGAGGTTGATTTGCGAATTCGAGATCGAACTGAGAGGGTCACTTTCTACTTGTCGCAATGAGCCGATGTTTGTAGCAAAAGCATTGTGATGTTGATGTTTTGACAGATGCAACCCAAGCTTACAGTCAGCACATAGCTGCTCTAAGCAATGGTAGTTTTCATGAAATTGATCGTTAATATTTAGCTGAATTGAGGTTCTAACCCATAAGATGCTGCCATCTTGCCGCATTAGCCGAAATTCCCATTTACCCTCAGCAACAGGCAATTGCACCCAAGTGGCAAAGGCTGATTGCAGCCCTGCTAAGTCTTGGGCGTGAACCAGCTCAAAAAGCGAGTTACACTTTAATTCCTCAACGCTATAACCCAGAAGGCTGGCACCATTATGATTGGCTGCCAGCACCTTGGCATCGGCTGAGTTTAAGGTGAAGTAGATGACAGGACTATTTTCGTACAGGCTGCGATACCACTCTAGTTGTATGTTTGCGCTCCGTAGTGCTTCTTCCATTTGCCGAATAGTTGCATTCTCTTTTGCCGGCTCAAAGGCTACGTCTGGCGCTTCATCTTGAGCGTGGCAGTCTTTAATAAATGGGAAGTTGGGGGTCATAGGTCAACTGCTACCCTCCAATGAGTTTGTATGTGGTTAAGTAAGGAATTCAATTGCTTGCTAGTTTCTAGGGTTATTCATCAAAGAGTGCACCCATCTTTGGCTCTGCGATTATCTTGGCCGGCCTAGACGCCCCAAGCGATTGCTTCTAGATTTCAGGATTCCATAATTCAATAATAAATTTACGATTTTCACACAAAATGTAACTAATTCAGTAAAAATTCATTGAGATAAATGCTTAATACACTGCTGAGAGCGGTTTCATCCCCTAGCTGGTAAGCCTGAAAGGATATCACTTTCAGGATTAACTAAGGGGAACGTTGACTCGGTTGCCCCTGGGTAGAGCGAATCATGGCTTGTGCTTGAAAGTGATGAGTCAGAGTGTAAAAAAAGTAGATAATAACCTGATAAATTTACGACTTAAAACTAACTAAACAATCATTATAAATTATTTTATTTATCTTGTTTACAGCGAAAGAATTATCGATCAATCCGGTGCCCCTAGCAGTCAATATGTTCGCGCATTGTTAACAATTGATGTAACCAATAAATCATATTTTTATATAAATTTAAACAAAAAGTTTAATTTTAAGCATATTATTTATTGTGTTTTTAGAGTTTTAACATTTCCAAAATAACTGAAATTGCATTATTTTTCAATTTTTAGGTAAAAGCCTTTTATATTAATTTAATGCTTATTACTCTGAGCTGTGTAGTTACTTAATTAGTTTAGTTCTATGTAAATATTTTTCATAAAAATATATTAAATCAAAAAAACATAAAAAATATATTAATTAAAACAATAATGTTTTTTGGATTTTCACCTTATACTTGAATTTGGTTTTGTTGAAAGCTTTAATTAATTAATTTGATTATAATTAATAAATTTATGTAAGTAGACTGTTGATCAAAATGTAAGATTGAAAATGAGCACCTAAAGTTATTTATAATTCCCTGAATTTTAGGAGTTATCGTCTCTTAGTAGATTTTACTACTTTAACTATATTAAAATCGCTTACTCGTATTTTCTCTACAAAAGAATCACGGTAGCTTTCATAATACGGGCAGTTTCTTTAATAGGAGTTTGCACATTGCCAGGAGTGGAAAACTGCTGTATATAAATTTGCAACCTT is a genomic window containing:
- a CDS encoding PAS domain-containing protein produces the protein MTPNFPFIKDCHAQDEAPDVAFEPAKENATIRQMEEALRSANIQLEWYRSLYENSPVIYFTLNSADAKVLAANHNGASLLGYSVEELKCNSLFELVHAQDLAGLQSAFATWVQLPVAEGKWEFRLMRQDGSILWVRTSIQLNINDQFHENYHCLEQLCADCKLGLHLSKHQHHNAFATNIGSLRQVESDPLSSISNSQINLPTAIVLVCEDITASKQVEAGLAKDRQVEVAGIPITYENQPATQVVLHDMTGRKCSEAKKRT